Proteins from a genomic interval of Gammaproteobacteria bacterium:
- a CDS encoding hypothetical protein (Evidence 5 : Unknown function), with translation MDKITLAANPRGYLDKHLHQVVA, from the coding sequence ATGGATAAAATTACCCTGGCTGCCAACCCGCGTGGCTATTTAGACAAACACCTACACCAAGTCGTGGCCTAG